In Devosia litorisediminis, one genomic interval encodes:
- a CDS encoding thymidine kinase, with protein sequence MAKLYFSYAAMNAGKSTLLLQAAYNYRERGMRPLLYTSSLYVENGIGLISSRIGISEPAELYSAEDDLYQDIREQLEVGKVDCVFVDEAQFLTADQVWQLARVSDRLKIPVMCFGLRTDFQGKLFPGSLQLLAIADVLREIRTICECGAKATMVARQSADGRVLDQGDQVSIEKSVYISLCRKHWEEAIGRWPAKGPAT encoded by the coding sequence ATGGCCAAGCTGTATTTCTCCTATGCCGCAATGAATGCCGGCAAGTCCACCTTGCTGCTGCAGGCGGCGTACAACTACCGTGAGCGCGGCATGCGACCGCTGCTCTATACGTCCTCGCTCTACGTCGAGAACGGCATTGGTCTGATTTCCTCGCGCATCGGCATTTCCGAGCCAGCCGAACTCTATTCGGCAGAAGACGACCTTTATCAGGACATTCGCGAGCAGCTTGAGGTGGGCAAGGTCGATTGCGTCTTTGTCGATGAGGCCCAGTTCCTCACCGCCGATCAGGTCTGGCAACTCGCCCGCGTCAGCGACCGGCTGAAGATCCCCGTCATGTGCTTTGGCCTGCGCACCGATTTTCAGGGCAAGCTGTTCCCCGGCTCCCTGCAATTGCTTGCCATTGCCGACGTCTTGCGGGAAATTCGCACCATCTGCGAATGCGGCGCCAAGGCCACCATGGTCGCGCGTCAAAGCGCAGACGGCCGCGTTCTGGATCAGGGCGATCAGGTCTCCATCGAAAAATCGGTCTATATCTCGCTGTGCCGCAAGCATTGGGAAGAGGCCATCGGCCGTTGGCCAGCGAAAGGACCTGCGACGTGA
- a CDS encoding DUF2147 domain-containing protein, whose translation MMTARGFRCLAAIGVASLLSVPTALAASPVGIWEIEMRDSRYSVELCGAAGTALCGTLIWLGNGADSPDNLPYLNTLMIDHAPQTGPNTWKGDLHIYGQSAAGTITQVSEDQITLRGCVFGIICKTYQMYRMAD comes from the coding sequence ATGATGACAGCTCGGGGGTTTCGTTGCCTGGCGGCGATCGGTGTTGCCAGTCTGCTCAGTGTCCCGACGGCGCTGGCGGCCTCGCCAGTGGGCATCTGGGAAATCGAGATGCGGGATTCCCGCTATAGCGTGGAATTGTGCGGGGCAGCGGGCACTGCGCTGTGCGGCACGCTGATCTGGCTGGGGAATGGGGCCGACAGTCCGGACAATCTGCCCTATCTCAATACGTTGATGATCGACCACGCGCCGCAGACGGGCCCCAATACATGGAAGGGCGACCTGCATATTTACGGGCAGTCGGCAGCCGGGACGATCACCCAGGTCAGCGAAGATCAGATCACGCTGCGTGGCTGCGTGTTCGGCATTATCTGCAAGACCTACCAGATGTACCGGATGGCCGATTAG
- a CDS encoding FUSC family protein, whose protein sequence is MEQLTKVDRRQDPNFAVRTALGVGLAVVLAEPMGVSVPMLPAAFALALLSGQRGAFDLKRAALPLIIPVLAWIISWLAAATVGEPLLFTAMFIAFSALGLALMVFRGSLGGVIVILIPAVLSIAAVTSDQMLIAMRDSMAMSGAMLAVIIIVLNLIFPPRTTHIHVPLTDPHQTDRPLLDLALRTAIFAPVLLYCYATADTNLIIMPVMVAYVLGQTDHTMRRREAVARISATLIGAAVAIVVLLAYRFMPHWPMLVAAMTLMTLYFTARMFDGARSAVTYQFACSVTAIIVMSSFTNRDAFEVIIQRVVLSTTAAVIAICLLALLETLFLAPRRKAVPAA, encoded by the coding sequence ATGGAACAGCTCACCAAAGTAGATCGCCGTCAGGATCCCAATTTCGCCGTGCGCACCGCGCTCGGCGTCGGCCTGGCCGTGGTGCTGGCCGAACCCATGGGTGTGTCCGTGCCCATGCTGCCCGCCGCCTTTGCCCTGGCCCTGCTCTCGGGTCAGCGCGGCGCCTTTGATCTCAAGCGCGCCGCCCTGCCATTGATCATTCCGGTCCTGGCCTGGATCATCAGCTGGCTGGCCGCCGCAACGGTGGGCGAGCCCTTGCTGTTCACCGCCATGTTCATCGCCTTCAGCGCGCTGGGTCTGGCCCTGATGGTGTTTCGCGGCAGTCTGGGCGGCGTCATCGTCATCCTGATCCCCGCCGTGCTGTCGATTGCCGCCGTCACCAGCGATCAGATGCTCATCGCCATGCGCGACAGCATGGCCATGTCCGGCGCCATGCTGGCAGTCATCATCATCGTGCTCAATCTGATCTTTCCGCCGCGCACCACCCATATCCATGTGCCGCTGACCGATCCGCACCAGACCGACAGGCCCCTGCTGGATCTGGCCTTGCGCACCGCCATCTTTGCCCCGGTCCTGCTCTATTGCTATGCCACCGCCGACACCAATCTGATCATCATGCCCGTCATGGTGGCCTATGTGCTCGGCCAGACCGACCACACCATGCGCCGTCGCGAAGCTGTCGCCCGCATTTCGGCCACGCTGATCGGCGCCGCCGTGGCCATCGTCGTTCTGCTTGCCTATCGCTTCATGCCGCACTGGCCCATGCTGGTCGCCGCCATGACGCTGATGACGCTCTACTTCACCGCCAGGATGTTCGATGGCGCGCGCTCGGCAGTCACCTATCAGTTCGCCTGCTCGGTCACCGCCATCATCGTGATGTCCAGCTTCACCAATCGCGACGCCTTCGAGGTGATTATTCAGCGCGTCGTGCTCAGCACCACCGCCGCAGTGATCGCCATCTGCCTGCTGGCCCTGCTCGAAACCCTGTTCCTGGCACCCCGTCGCAAGGCGGTTCCAGCCGCATGA
- a CDS encoding cold-shock protein: MSTITGTVKFFNATKGFGFISPEDGGKDAFVHVSAVQRSGLQGLYENDKVTYELETGRDGKVSATNLTLL; this comes from the coding sequence ATGTCCACCATCACCGGTACCGTCAAGTTCTTCAATGCAACCAAGGGCTTCGGCTTTATTTCGCCTGAAGATGGCGGCAAGGACGCCTTCGTTCACGTTTCCGCTGTTCAGCGTTCGGGCCTGCAGGGCCTGTATGAAAACGACAAGGTGACCTACGAGCTCGAAACCGGCCGCGACGGCAAGGTCTCGGCTACGAACCTGACCCTGCTCTAG
- a CDS encoding Spy/CpxP family protein refolding chaperone encodes MKNLQTTAIVALMTAAVGLSAIAPSFAQTAAAPAAPAATEQAQGKGDMAQLRQRDGQRQGGQRGPGGMIGFEHGAEGVEIALVRLSHAIDMTPEQQALFDTFKTEALAAAASFSTAVEGLRPAAPATGENAERPDMSEMMQNRIAAQSAQLAALESVQPSMTAFFDSLTDEQKAELAPQRGERGGMGKGQMGKGGQHEQGQRHGGGDRGQRNGG; translated from the coding sequence ATGAAGAATCTCCAGACCACTGCCATCGTTGCCCTGATGACTGCCGCTGTTGGCCTCTCGGCCATCGCACCATCCTTCGCCCAGACTGCTGCTGCACCAGCAGCCCCTGCTGCGACCGAGCAGGCTCAGGGCAAGGGCGACATGGCCCAGTTGCGCCAGCGTGATGGTCAGCGCCAGGGTGGCCAGCGCGGTCCCGGCGGCATGATTGGCTTTGAGCACGGTGCCGAAGGCGTCGAGATCGCCCTGGTCCGTCTCAGCCACGCAATCGACATGACCCCCGAGCAGCAGGCGCTGTTTGATACCTTCAAGACCGAAGCGCTCGCTGCAGCTGCCAGCTTCTCGACAGCCGTCGAGGGCCTGCGCCCCGCAGCCCCTGCCACTGGCGAAAATGCCGAGCGTCCCGACATGTCCGAAATGATGCAGAACCGCATAGCCGCCCAGTCGGCTCAGCTGGCAGCGCTTGAATCTGTCCAGCCTTCCATGACCGCCTTCTTCGACAGCCTCACCGATGAGCAGAAGGCCGAACTGGCCCCACAGCGCGGCGAGCGTGGTGGCATGGGTAAAGGCCAGATGGGCAAGGGCGGCCAGCACGAACAGGGTCAGCGCCACGGCGGCGGTGATCGCGGCCAGCGCAACGGCGGCTAA
- a CDS encoding acyl-CoA thioesterase has translation MPGDTNPAGDIFGGWVMSQMDIAGAIAAVERSKGRVVTVAVEGMTFIAPVKVGDVLCVYTTIERVGTTSITVGIEAWARRNRLDERVKVTDGRFVYVSLGEDGSKRPINS, from the coding sequence ATGCCCGGCGATACCAATCCGGCCGGTGACATTTTCGGCGGTTGGGTGATGAGCCAGATGGATATTGCCGGTGCGATCGCAGCGGTCGAACGCTCCAAGGGCCGCGTTGTCACCGTTGCCGTCGAAGGCATGACCTTCATCGCACCGGTCAAGGTCGGCGACGTGCTGTGCGTCTACACCACCATCGAGCGTGTCGGCACTACCTCCATCACCGTGGGGATCGAAGCCTGGGCCCGCCGCAATCGCCTCGATGAGCGGGTCAAGGTCACCGATGGTCGCTTTGTCTATGTCTCGCTGGGCGAAGACGGCAGCAAGCGCCCGATCAACAGTTAA
- a CDS encoding SH3 domain-containing protein, protein MNRHTRKMLLNIATGVAVATTALVVFLPAANAAPGTVTTNVNVRSGPGTNYSVVDTARRGERVDVQQCRGSWCYIEKSGPDGWVSANYLTTGSGGTVNPTQPGISFGFQIGPDGPTVNFGVGGSQTPQRPERPPVVVEPTYGEVCFFEYSRYRGQSFCLEEGQGSRNLGSWADRISSIENPDGLSVQVCSDTSYRNCRTYATSASSLGDFDDYIVSVRIR, encoded by the coding sequence ATGAACCGACATACACGCAAGATGCTGCTCAATATTGCCACTGGTGTCGCCGTCGCGACGACAGCCCTTGTGGTCTTCCTGCCCGCCGCCAATGCCGCGCCCGGCACGGTGACCACCAATGTCAATGTCCGCTCCGGTCCTGGTACAAATTACAGCGTTGTCGATACCGCACGCCGCGGCGAGCGCGTCGATGTGCAGCAGTGCCGTGGCTCGTGGTGCTACATTGAAAAATCCGGCCCCGATGGCTGGGTTTCGGCCAACTACCTGACCACCGGCAGCGGCGGCACGGTCAATCCGACCCAGCCCGGCATTTCGTTCGGCTTCCAGATCGGCCCCGATGGCCCCACCGTCAATTTCGGTGTTGGCGGCAGCCAGACGCCACAGCGCCCTGAACGTCCCCCCGTAGTGGTCGAACCAACCTATGGCGAAGTCTGCTTTTTTGAATACAGCCGCTATCGCGGTCAGAGCTTCTGCCTCGAAGAAGGCCAGGGCAGCCGCAATCTGGGCAGCTGGGCCGACCGCATCTCCTCGATCGAGAACCCCGATGGTCTGAGTGTTCAGGTATGTTCTGACACCAGCTATCGCAACTGCCGCACCTATGCCACCAGCGCCTCCTCGCTGGGTGACTTCGATGATTACATCGTCTCGGTGCGTATCCGCTAA
- a CDS encoding HlyD family secretion protein: protein MTDMTAEPTVPALPKQAPTPAQPTARTGNPAARAGLVVVAILAGLAIWYPMADRSTPFASGASITALVTQISPRISGPVSAVLVQDNARVDAGQPLFTIDDTTFQMDLAQAQAQHDQVLQSLGATDAAVAAAEAQLERIKVQATSATQARDRAIELFAKGTIASAKFDQANADYDSAQAAINAAQADLARAKAQAGPSGEANPQLRSATAAVEKARFALDNTTVLAPVDGYITNLSLATGQFAAAGQAAMTFIDPSTQALIGDFRENQLVNVEPGDPVQVIFEAAPGQIFDGRVESIAWGISAGRNSVGGLAQSSNDTRWFPPARKIPVRITLDDETLPTNLRLGSEASITIYADGTTGLTATIAKGLMQVKSWLAGLN, encoded by the coding sequence ATGACCGATATGACCGCCGAACCAACCGTTCCCGCCCTGCCCAAGCAAGCCCCGACCCCGGCCCAGCCGACCGCCAGAACCGGCAATCCTGCGGCCCGGGCCGGTCTGGTCGTGGTGGCGATTCTGGCAGGCCTGGCCATCTGGTATCCCATGGCCGACCGCAGCACTCCTTTTGCCAGCGGCGCCTCCATCACCGCGCTGGTCACCCAGATCTCGCCCCGCATTTCCGGCCCGGTCAGCGCCGTTCTGGTGCAGGACAATGCCCGTGTCGACGCCGGCCAGCCCCTCTTCACCATTGATGACACCACCTTCCAGATGGATCTGGCCCAGGCCCAGGCTCAGCATGATCAGGTGCTGCAGAGCCTTGGCGCCACCGATGCAGCGGTGGCCGCTGCCGAGGCCCAGCTTGAGCGCATCAAGGTGCAGGCCACCAGCGCCACCCAGGCCCGCGACCGCGCCATCGAGCTGTTCGCCAAGGGCACCATTGCCAGCGCCAAGTTCGATCAGGCCAATGCCGATTACGACAGCGCCCAGGCCGCCATCAATGCAGCCCAGGCCGATCTCGCCCGCGCCAAGGCGCAGGCCGGCCCATCCGGCGAAGCCAACCCGCAACTGCGCAGCGCCACCGCCGCCGTCGAAAAGGCCCGCTTCGCGCTCGACAACACCACCGTGCTGGCCCCCGTGGATGGCTACATCACCAATCTTTCGCTGGCCACCGGCCAGTTCGCTGCTGCCGGTCAGGCAGCCATGACCTTCATCGATCCCAGCACCCAGGCGCTGATCGGCGATTTCCGCGAGAACCAACTGGTCAATGTCGAACCCGGCGATCCCGTCCAGGTGATCTTCGAAGCGGCCCCCGGCCAGATCTTCGACGGCAGGGTCGAATCCATCGCCTGGGGCATCAGTGCCGGTCGCAACAGCGTCGGCGGGCTGGCCCAGTCCAGCAACGACACCCGCTGGTTCCCCCCTGCCCGCAAGATCCCCGTGCGCATCACCCTTGATGACGAAACCCTGCCCACCAATCTGCGCCTCGGCTCGGAAGCCAGCATCACCATCTATGCCGATGGCACCACGGGGCTGACCGCCACCATTGCCAAGGGCCTGATGCAGGTCAAATCCTGGCTTGCTGGCCTGAACTGA
- a CDS encoding DUF2147 domain-containing protein translates to MVRNMFGVAASLMMLASSAGAAHASPNGVWELESRDTRIQLALCGDGTQLCGTLVWLSDVDYNEQYKPFLNAPVANGIKQTSPNRWKGAMQLFGYKMTGTITQRSETQMTLQGCAFLVVCKSYEMFKYSE, encoded by the coding sequence ATGGTGCGAAACATGTTCGGCGTTGCGGCCAGCCTGATGATGTTGGCCAGTAGCGCGGGGGCGGCCCATGCATCGCCCAATGGCGTGTGGGAGCTGGAGTCGCGCGATACCCGTATCCAGCTAGCGCTGTGTGGAGACGGCACGCAGCTCTGTGGCACCTTGGTCTGGTTGTCTGATGTCGACTATAACGAGCAGTACAAACCGTTTCTCAATGCCCCGGTGGCCAATGGGATCAAGCAGACAAGTCCCAATCGCTGGAAGGGCGCCATGCAGTTGTTCGGTTACAAGATGACGGGCACGATCACCCAGCGCAGCGAAACGCAGATGACCTTGCAGGGCTGTGCATTCCTGGTGGTCTGCAAGAGCTATGAAATGTTCAAGTACAGCGAATGA
- a CDS encoding DMT family transporter, protein MSRPVATLFLLTCTILWGLAFIAQKSAMDSMGPLTFSGLRYIIGGLAVLPVALLFERGRSKRVEPLNAQHWWLIIGVSLVFFLGSALQQVGLIYTTVTNAGFLTGLYVFFVPFLGFVLFRTRPHAIIYVCVPMALLGIYFLNGGGLDSFNGGDGLMVIGAVFWALHVILLGLTARATGLPIFVSAISFLIAGCIGVALAFVFEQPNLADIQAGWMELVYTGILSTAVAFTFQAIGQQYVPPANAAIILSAESLFAALGGALILGERLPVIGYAGAALIFAAILAVEALPPLWERRRMHIPRNTN, encoded by the coding sequence ATGTCCCGCCCCGTCGCCACCCTGTTCCTGCTCACCTGCACCATTTTGTGGGGTCTGGCATTCATCGCCCAGAAGTCAGCCATGGACTCCATGGGGCCGCTGACCTTTTCGGGTCTGCGCTACATCATTGGCGGCCTGGCTGTGCTGCCCGTGGCGCTGCTGTTTGAACGCGGTCGCAGCAAGCGCGTTGAACCGCTCAATGCACAACACTGGTGGCTGATCATCGGCGTCAGCCTGGTGTTCTTCCTGGGCTCGGCGCTCCAGCAGGTCGGGCTGATCTACACCACCGTCACCAATGCGGGCTTCCTCACCGGGCTCTATGTTTTCTTCGTGCCCTTTCTGGGCTTTGTGCTGTTCCGCACCCGCCCCCACGCCATCATCTATGTCTGCGTGCCCATGGCATTGCTGGGCATCTATTTCCTCAATGGCGGTGGCCTGGACAGCTTCAATGGCGGCGATGGCCTGATGGTGATTGGTGCAGTATTCTGGGCGCTGCATGTGATCCTGCTCGGGCTGACCGCCCGTGCGACCGGCCTGCCCATTTTCGTGTCCGCCATCAGTTTCCTGATCGCCGGATGCATTGGGGTGGCGTTGGCCTTTGTATTCGAGCAGCCCAATCTCGCCGACATCCAGGCCGGGTGGATGGAACTGGTCTATACCGGCATTCTCTCAACGGCTGTGGCCTTCACCTTCCAGGCCATCGGCCAGCAATATGTGCCACCCGCCAATGCCGCCATCATCCTGTCTGCCGAGAGCCTGTTTGCTGCACTGGGCGGTGCGCTGATCCTGGGCGAGCGCCTGCCGGTCATCGGTTATGCCGGTGCCGCGCTGATCTTTGCCGCCATTCTGGCAGTCGAGGCCCTGCCCCCGCTCTGGGAGCGCCGCCGCATGCACATCCCGCGCAATACCAACTAA
- a CDS encoding heavy metal translocating P-type ATPase has translation MTPVRATGDGPISRLTHLLRQHYDTVLLAIALTGLSIGTALWFTGFGTNADLAWTLGTTPVLAGLLWQIIITLRRGDVGLDVVAALSMSAALAFGEPLAGNVVALMYSGGQLLETFAAGRARQEMTALLGRVARTAMRYDGTRLHEIDITAISPGDRLLIRHGEVLPVDGHVAAEQAELDMSALTGESIPVHLADGAEALSGSTLIGAPFDLVASRPAAESTYAGIVRLVEAAQSSKAPMARMADRYAMGFLLLTVILAGAAWAFSGDHLRALAVLVVATPCPLILAVPVAIISGMSRTARIGVLVKNGGMLEALADVRTAVLDKTGTLTGGQAEVTEIRPMPGITQDDVLRRAASLDQASGHVVAAALLQAAAARKLTLSPPTNVVETAGEGLHGQIDDRTTAVGSRSYVIAQLTGGSFDPLTTDLPVDAMTVAIAVDGRPFGLIVLQDRIRPDARQSLDALRAAGLTRIILASGDRDDIAQAVGTDLGVDFSVGGLHPEDKVAILRREKANNAKVMMVGDGINDAPALALADVGVAMGARGAAASSEAAGIVLLVDALAPLAKAVTIAKRTRRIALESVVVGLGLSLAAMIAAALGYLPPVQGALLQEVIDVAVILNALRALR, from the coding sequence ATAACGCCCGTCCGCGCCACAGGAGATGGACCCATTTCGCGTCTGACACATCTGCTCCGCCAGCATTATGACACCGTTCTGCTCGCCATCGCGCTGACGGGACTGAGCATCGGCACCGCGCTCTGGTTTACCGGCTTTGGCACCAATGCCGACCTTGCATGGACCCTGGGCACGACCCCTGTTCTGGCAGGTCTGCTCTGGCAGATCATCATCACGCTGCGCCGCGGCGATGTCGGCCTCGATGTCGTGGCGGCCCTGTCCATGTCTGCGGCCCTGGCCTTTGGCGAGCCGCTGGCCGGCAATGTGGTTGCGCTGATGTATTCGGGCGGCCAGTTGCTCGAAACCTTTGCTGCTGGCCGCGCCCGCCAGGAAATGACCGCCCTGCTCGGTCGCGTCGCCCGCACCGCCATGCGCTATGACGGCACCAGGCTGCATGAAATCGACATCACCGCCATCAGTCCCGGCGATCGGCTGCTGATCCGCCACGGCGAAGTCCTGCCGGTGGATGGTCATGTCGCCGCCGAACAGGCCGAACTCGACATGTCCGCGCTCACCGGCGAATCCATTCCCGTCCACTTGGCCGATGGCGCAGAAGCCCTCAGCGGCTCGACCCTGATCGGCGCGCCCTTTGATCTGGTTGCCAGCCGCCCCGCGGCCGAAAGCACCTATGCCGGTATTGTCCGCCTGGTTGAGGCAGCCCAGTCCAGCAAGGCGCCCATGGCCCGCATGGCCGACCGATACGCCATGGGCTTCCTGCTGCTCACCGTTATCTTGGCCGGCGCGGCCTGGGCCTTTAGCGGCGACCATCTCCGTGCCCTTGCCGTGCTGGTCGTTGCCACGCCCTGCCCGCTCATCTTGGCTGTACCCGTCGCCATCATTTCGGGCATGTCGCGCACCGCCCGCATCGGCGTTCTGGTCAAGAATGGCGGCATGCTCGAAGCGCTGGCCGATGTGCGTACCGCCGTGCTCGACAAGACCGGCACCCTCACCGGCGGGCAGGCCGAAGTCACCGAAATCCGCCCCATGCCCGGCATCACCCAAGACGATGTGCTGCGCCGCGCCGCCAGCCTCGATCAGGCCTCCGGCCACGTCGTCGCCGCCGCTCTGCTACAGGCTGCCGCCGCCCGCAAACTCACCCTCTCGCCGCCCACCAATGTCGTTGAAACCGCCGGCGAAGGTCTGCACGGTCAGATCGACGATCGCACCACAGCCGTGGGCAGCCGCAGCTATGTCATCGCCCAGTTGACCGGCGGTAGCTTTGACCCGCTGACCACCGATCTGCCCGTTGATGCGATGACGGTTGCCATTGCCGTAGATGGCCGACCCTTTGGCCTGATTGTCCTGCAGGACCGCATTCGCCCCGACGCGCGCCAATCCCTTGACGCCCTGCGCGCTGCCGGTCTCACCCGCATCATTCTGGCTTCGGGCGATCGCGACGACATCGCCCAGGCCGTCGGCACCGATCTTGGCGTTGATTTTTCCGTCGGCGGTCTGCACCCCGAAGACAAGGTCGCCATTCTGCGGCGCGAAAAAGCCAATAATGCCAAGGTTATGATGGTCGGTGACGGCATCAATGACGCGCCCGCTCTGGCCCTTGCCGATGTGGGCGTCGCCATGGGTGCCCGCGGCGCCGCCGCCTCTTCGGAAGCCGCTGGCATCGTCCTGCTGGTCGACGCCCTGGCCCCGCTGGCCAAGGCCGTCACCATCGCCAAACGCACCCGCCGCATCGCGCTTGAAAGCGTTGTTGTCGGCCTGGGCCTGTCCCTTGCAGCCATGATTGCCGCCGCCCTGGGCTATCTGCCACCCGTGCAAGGCGCGCTGCTGCAGGAGGTCATCGACGTCGCCGTCATCCTCAATGCGCTCAGGGCACTGCGTTAG
- a CDS encoding GNAT family N-acetyltransferase encodes MPEISIRPAQARDAEALKDLLHRSWRTHWGPHVSAPSRERFERELPANDYVDEFVSHMQVAVRGHDIVGMYHLEGDYLHAIHVAADQIGSGVGRVLMAAAEEGGARRLEVRAFNARARQFYAARGWQEVDRADATEMGTPVVTINMARPQAKKRPPQGRPKPI; translated from the coding sequence ATGCCCGAAATCTCCATTCGCCCCGCGCAGGCGCGCGACGCCGAGGCGCTCAAAGATCTGCTGCACCGGTCCTGGCGTACGCATTGGGGCCCCCATGTCAGCGCCCCATCAAGAGAGCGGTTCGAACGCGAACTGCCAGCGAATGACTATGTGGATGAGTTCGTGTCGCACATGCAGGTGGCGGTGCGTGGTCATGACATCGTTGGCATGTACCATCTCGAAGGCGATTATCTGCACGCCATCCATGTCGCTGCCGATCAGATCGGCAGCGGGGTAGGCCGAGTGCTGATGGCAGCAGCCGAGGAGGGCGGCGCCCGCCGGCTCGAGGTGCGGGCTTTCAACGCGCGCGCGCGTCAGTTTTATGCTGCGCGTGGCTGGCAGGAGGTCGATCGGGCGGACGCAACGGAGATGGGCACTCCGGTCGTTACCATTAACATGGCGCGGCCCCAGGCAAAAAAAAGGCCGCCACAGGGGCGGCCCAAACCGATCTGA
- a CDS encoding MarR family winged helix-turn-helix transcriptional regulator, which produces MTEQRAIETSTSDLMQKLLLEVQRFDRMTADEIGINATDLLCLVWVERAEQPVSAKALSGFLGISTGSTTALIDRLEKRKLLKRARHPTDRRGITLQPGPAVARPEIVAVRAQYRNLMTQAWSGFSEAELLVVQRFLLATIAAMGEQIGADTVPSARAQDE; this is translated from the coding sequence GTGACCGAGCAACGGGCGATCGAGACGAGCACCAGTGACCTGATGCAGAAGCTGCTGCTGGAAGTGCAGCGATTCGACCGCATGACGGCGGACGAAATCGGCATCAATGCCACTGACCTGTTGTGTCTGGTGTGGGTGGAGCGGGCCGAGCAGCCGGTTTCAGCCAAGGCGCTGTCGGGGTTTCTGGGGATTTCCACCGGCTCGACAACGGCGCTGATCGACCGGCTGGAAAAGCGCAAGCTGCTCAAGCGGGCGCGACACCCCACCGATCGTCGCGGCATTACCCTGCAGCCCGGTCCGGCGGTGGCGCGGCCCGAGATCGTGGCGGTGCGTGCGCAATACCGCAATCTGATGACACAGGCCTGGTCCGGGTTTAGCGAGGCCGAGTTGCTGGTGGTGCAGCGCTTCCTGCTGGCAACCATCGCGGCGATGGGCGAACAGATTGGCGCCGATACTGTGCCGTCTGCAAGGGCGCAAGATGAATGA
- a CDS encoding aminotransferase class V-fold PLP-dependent enzyme: MTSLPLDPARIRAQFPAFSEPSLQGQAFFENAGGSYTAQAVLTKLDHYYRATKLQPYGFYPASQAAGAAMDLSFERIAQALNVSSDWIHFGPSSSINTYVLGKAFGEHFQSGDAIIVTNQDHEANTGAWRKLASLGIEVREWAVDSQTGRLSLDALDALLDAKVRFVAAPHCSNVVGEINPVAEIAARAKAVGARTIIDGVSYAPHGLPDLAALGVDIYFFSAYKVFGPHQGIMAVRPELAMALPNQGHFFNDAKPRYRLTPAGPDHAQIAASSGIADYLETVAEIAGNSVPGDNAFRRAHAAMRAQEVALSAPLLDYLRQKNTVRIIGPADPELRAPTIALLLDEPGAAVAARLANHGVMAGGGHFYAWRLMQALGIEPNHGVLRLSFTHYTTPAEINQLITALDAELK, translated from the coding sequence ATGACCTCCCTGCCTCTCGACCCGGCCCGCATTCGCGCGCAGTTCCCCGCTTTTTCCGAACCGTCCCTGCAGGGGCAGGCCTTTTTCGAGAACGCCGGCGGCTCCTATACCGCCCAGGCTGTGCTGACCAAGCTCGATCACTATTATCGCGCCACCAAGCTGCAGCCCTATGGCTTTTACCCGGCCTCCCAGGCCGCTGGCGCAGCCATGGATCTCAGCTTCGAGCGCATCGCCCAGGCGCTCAATGTCTCGAGCGACTGGATCCATTTCGGCCCATCTTCCTCGATCAACACCTATGTGCTGGGCAAGGCCTTCGGCGAGCATTTCCAGTCCGGCGACGCCATCATCGTCACCAATCAGGATCACGAGGCCAATACCGGCGCCTGGCGCAAACTGGCCAGCCTGGGCATTGAAGTGCGCGAATGGGCCGTCGACAGCCAGACCGGTCGCCTCTCGCTGGACGCACTTGATGCCCTGCTCGACGCCAAAGTCCGCTTCGTCGCCGCGCCGCACTGCTCCAATGTCGTCGGCGAAATCAACCCGGTGGCCGAGATCGCCGCCCGCGCCAAGGCCGTTGGCGCGCGCACCATCATTGATGGCGTTAGCTATGCCCCCCACGGTCTGCCCGATCTGGCCGCGCTCGGCGTCGATATCTATTTCTTCTCCGCCTACAAGGTTTTCGGCCCCCATCAGGGCATCATGGCCGTTCGGCCCGAACTGGCCATGGCGCTGCCCAATCAGGGCCACTTCTTCAATGACGCCAAGCCACGCTATCGCCTGACTCCGGCGGGTCCTGACCATGCCCAGATCGCCGCATCTTCGGGCATTGCCGATTACCTCGAAACCGTCGCCGAGATTGCCGGCAACAGCGTGCCCGGCGACAACGCCTTCCGCCGCGCCCATGCCGCCATGCGCGCCCAGGAAGTCGCCCTGTCTGCCCCGCTGCTCGATTACCTGCGCCAGAAAAACACGGTGCGCATCATCGGCCCCGCCGATCCGGAACTGCGCGCTCCCACCATCGCCCTGCTGCTTGATGAACCCGGCGCCGCCGTCGCGGCCCGCCTGGCCAATCACGGCGTCATGGCCGGTGGTGGTCACTTCTATGCCTGGCGTCTGATGCAGGCCCTGGGCATCGAACCCAATCACGGCGTGCTGCGTCTCTCCTTCACGCACTACACCACCCCCGCTGAAATCAATCAGCTCATCACCGCCCTTGACGCTGAGCTGAAATAG